AATGGATATTTGGTGGCTTCGTACCTTTGGTTTGCAACCGGTTTACAAGGAATTTTGGTTTTAAATGTAAAACAAATATTACCTAGATTCTCCTATGACCTATCACTCTGCTTTGCACCCAAACAAGGTCCTAGAGGATCTGTTGCCATACTGCTTACCTAACATTAGCACCTCTAACTTAGCCCCAGTCCCTATCAAACATTTAAATCCTATTTAAACCCAATGTATTCATCTGGAtgttttgtacactcttttttttttcttcaaaaaaagatAATACTCTACATTTGATTATGCAGTGAAATTAAATAGAAGCTCTAAAATCATGAAACCGGAACAAAATTTACATCTTTCTCTTCTTGTCGTCTTAAGTCTTTTAGTTTCTAAAAATTCTGAGTAAATCTctacttattttttaaaaaataaaagcttaGAAGTCTTAAGATTgagttttttattattattattatttctaaaCATCCGCAACTCATGCCCAATGAGTTGCACGGTGGCAGCTAAATCAACCCCTTTGTACCGGTCAAATCGGCTCGCAAATGGAGCAATCGGTAGTAAAGCCCATTTCATCAAAGGAGGCCTATTTAAAACCTTGCTACAAGCATCGTAGGAAGGGGAAGAGATTAGCTGCAAACAGGGCTAAAATCGGATCagatatccatatccatactTATTTTGCTTGATAAATACAAATACAGCAGTCATAAGCAAAAAATTCATATCCTAATTTATTTTAAACCGATATGGACACAAATAGAATATCGAAAGTATAGATATAAGTATAGATAATTAAACTCTATGAACatagaataaaaaatattaataagtgaatgaaaaattaaattaatagtatattaatatgattatttttaaaaaatatataagtattatataaaataaaataaattataaataaataatgctgtttaaatattaaataattgtcTATTTATGTCCATTATTtttctataaatataaatttagatataatattagttaaatttttaaatttttattcttgTTTACTGGATTGGATCCGAATAAGAAATCAAATCCGAAAAAAAATATTGTCCCACCCCCTTCTACCCCTAGCTGCGAACTTTCTGACAGCAAAAGGACGCGCGATCCAGAGCAGCACCGGCGATGTACAAACAAGAGCGCCGACGAACGATGACGTTATCAGAAAGgaaatatgatatatatattatagtcACGGACAGCCTCCAATTGCTCGTCTTCGTATCCGGCCAGCTCATTCCCAAATCCAGCGCTGTCCCGTCACCGGCCGAGGTGTACTTATCCGACTGCAGAGCCCTCGTCTCTTAGAGAAGGATAAGACGAACAAGAAGAAGATGGCTTTCGAGAATTGATAGGAATTTCGTGATTCTATGTTCTCGATCCCCTCCCTGGCTTGTTGAATTATAACCCTTATCTGGATTCGAAGGCATtcgagaggagaaatcggataAAGATGGGATTTTTATTCATCTTCTAGCTCCAActgagagggagggagaagaagtTCAAATTTTGAGAGCAGAGAGAAGTTTGGAAGGGGAAGAACCTGTCCTCGCTCGCCCgatagaagaagaaaggaataaCCTTTTTCGATTTCTCCAGCTCGTGGATGGAAGGAAAGGAAGATGAAAAGAagtgagagagaaaaaggaaggaaTCGCGTTCTGATTGTCTGAAGAATTCTCCCAAATTATTCCAATTCCAACAAGAACCCAatttaattcaaatttaaatGTAAACTTCTTCCCTCATCAATATCACCCCGAAATACCCAAAAAAATCGCTGCTTTGCAGCCAGAATTGGAATCTCGTAtacaaaattctgaaaaaaaaaatgcaacatttagagaggaagaaaagagaggaagaatctCAGATCTCCTACCATAGTAGATACAGGTAGCCTATACACACAGAGCAGCTCCATCGCCGACGATGATAAAACCCCCACTCCTCGCCGCAGCGGCTGATCTTATGTCTTCACTGAACTCCGGCGGCGATGACAGCCTCGTCAGCGGCGTTTCCACCCCGTCCGCCCCCTTCGGCGCGGACGCCCCAGCCTGCGCCGGTGGCGGAGCCACCTCCGCTCCACTCCCCGGCCTCGGCTTAGCCCCACCtctaccgccgccgccgcctgacGAATCCTTGCCGAAGATCTCTTTCGGAAGCAAAACCCTCGAGACGGCGAAGACGGCGACGGGGTTCTGGTCGAAGACGGTCCGGGTGATGGTGGCCTGGACCACTCCGGTGTCGATCGCCACGGAGCCGTTGACCCGGGTGATGTTGAGGGTAAACCGGCCGGCCTCCGTCGCCTCCGTGGCGAGCGTTGGCTGGACCGGGTTCACGATGGACTCCAGAGACCCCAGCGGGTAGTAGGAATGGAGCACGTGGAACCGGAGCACCACGGCCTTCCGCTCCGCCGGCAGCGACTGGAGCTGCTCCGTCACCGGCAGCTCGGCGAAGGCCTCGTCGGTGGGGACGAACACCGTGATCCCTGCCCCGCGCTCGTCCGCCTCGAACTCCGCCGCCACCCCGGACGCCTCCAGCATCGACGCCGCCACGTTGAAATCCCGCCCGTCGACGAGCACCTGCGTGATGTTCCGCGGCGCAGCCGGCGGCCGACTCAACGAAGCCGCCAGGTCGAACCCGTACGGAACCAGCAGCGCATCCACCGCGAATATGCTGACGTTGTAGGGCAGCGACTCCACGAGGGAAAGGATGGTGGCGTTGGAGGGCGAGTAGGGGACGGGGGAGCGGGCGGTGACGCCGCCGCCGCGGGGGTCGCGGGTAAGGTTGACGGCGCCGAGGTTGTTGAAGGCGCGCCCGGTGGTCTGGTAGAGGGTGGCGACGAGCTTGCCGGCGGCGGGGATGCGGCGGAGCTCCGGCCAGGAGAGGTACTCGAGGAGCACGTGGTAGCGGAGGACGTCGGCGATGTCGGCGGCAGAGCGGCCGAGGTCGCCGAGGCGGAGGAGGTAGGAGTTGGGGACGGCAAGGAGGGTTAAGGATGATCGCCGGGTGAGGTCACCAGCTACAGGGGTCGAGCCCAGCAGCCGGTTGAAGTCAGAGAGGTCCGGGAAGGGTGCTAGGAGAGCGGTGACGTTAACCGCCAGAGACACGGAGGGAAGAAGaactaaaagaaagagaaggagaggagcAGAATGGCGAACACGACAATGTGAGTGGAGGAACGGAGGAGACGGAGAAgccatttctttcttctctccactCACTCCACTCCACTGAGAAGAGAGCTAGAGACCACGGGGGAGAGATGATGACGACGACGATgagaatattataataatatatttttttccttctcttgtcCTTTAATATTGGCAATTTCATGCCTCGCGTGCGATCTGCT
The Phoenix dactylifera cultivar Barhee BC4 chromosome 3, palm_55x_up_171113_PBpolish2nd_filt_p, whole genome shotgun sequence DNA segment above includes these coding regions:
- the LOC103716498 gene encoding fasciclin-like arabinogalactan protein 4 — translated: MASPSPPFLHSHCRVRHSAPLLLFLLVLLPSVSLAVNVTALLAPFPDLSDFNRLLGSTPVAGDLTRRSSLTLLAVPNSYLLRLGDLGRSAADIADVLRYHVLLEYLSWPELRRIPAAGKLVATLYQTTGRAFNNLGAVNLTRDPRGGGVTARSPVPYSPSNATILSLVESLPYNVSIFAVDALLVPYGFDLAASLSRPPAAPRNITQVLVDGRDFNVAASMLEASGVAAEFEADERGAGITVFVPTDEAFAELPVTEQLQSLPAERKAVVLRFHVLHSYYPLGSLESIVNPVQPTLATEATEAGRFTLNITRVNGSVAIDTGVVQATITRTVFDQNPVAVFAVSRVLLPKEIFGKDSSGGGGGRGGAKPRPGSGAEVAPPPAQAGASAPKGADGVETPLTRLSSPPEFSEDIRSAAAARSGGFIIVGDGAALCV